The Bacillus vallismortis genome window below encodes:
- the rsbRB gene encoding RsbT co-antagonist RsbRB encodes MKLNEKLYAFFSEYVEQMADEWIETMEESDPNSIYALHNASVTEELKEQDREFYRHLNDMYVLPEKQFLEEFQVWVIELTNDQKHLDTPVQYVIREFMRNRRLYTKYFEKFAEENESAFEPGEKQKWADLIVKVFDFTIYTFVDHAEANAKQQLNAQREMILELSSPVITLSKSTALLPLVGDIDTERAKFILENTLHACAKRRVEHLLIDLSGVVVVDTMVAHQIFKLIEALTLIGVRSTLSGIRPEIAQTAVQLGIDFSNITIKTNLAQALNYHQ; translated from the coding sequence ATGAAACTGAATGAAAAATTATATGCATTTTTTTCAGAGTATGTGGAACAAATGGCTGATGAATGGATTGAAACGATGGAAGAAAGCGATCCGAATTCGATTTATGCCTTACATAATGCATCTGTAACGGAAGAATTGAAAGAACAGGACAGAGAATTTTACCGGCATCTGAATGACATGTATGTTTTACCGGAAAAACAATTTCTCGAAGAATTTCAAGTGTGGGTTATTGAGCTGACGAACGATCAAAAGCATCTCGACACTCCGGTTCAGTATGTGATTCGGGAGTTTATGAGAAACCGGAGATTATATACGAAGTATTTTGAGAAGTTCGCAGAAGAAAATGAGTCGGCGTTTGAACCGGGAGAGAAACAAAAATGGGCCGATTTGATTGTAAAAGTCTTTGACTTTACCATTTATACATTTGTCGATCACGCTGAAGCGAATGCCAAACAGCAATTAAACGCTCAGAGAGAAATGATATTGGAATTAAGCTCGCCTGTCATCACCTTGAGCAAATCAACAGCTCTGCTGCCGCTTGTCGGTGACATTGATACCGAACGGGCAAAGTTCATTCTGGAAAACACGCTTCATGCTTGTGCAAAAAGACGCGTGGAGCATCTGTTAATCGATCTATCAGGTGTGGTGGTGGTTGATACGATGGTGGCGCACCAAATCTTTAAATTGATTGAGGCGCTCACTTTAATCGGTGTCAGGTCAACCCTGTCAGGAATCAGGCCTGAAATCGCGCAAACCGCTGTACAGCTTGGGATTGATTTTTCGAATATCACAATTAAAACCAATCTTGCCCAGGCATTAAACTATCATCAATAA
- the thiX gene encoding HMP/thiamine ABC transporter permease ThiX: MKQPLHLINPAVKAAAVFCCVVMLSFIYNPYTPACFYIIIVAGVLLAARIPLKKWFLFTIPFLILAFGCVWTAAVFGKVPTTPDNFLFQAGPISINSDNVSVGISLGFRILCFSALSMMFVFTTDPILFMLSLVQQCKLSPKLAYGVIAGFRFLPLLKDEIQLIQQAHKIRGGAAESGFIEKISALKRYTIPLLASAIRKAERTALAMESKGFTGSRNRTYYRTLTVNRRDWLFFCLVLLLFAGSLLVSLCFAS; encoded by the coding sequence ATGAAGCAGCCGTTACATCTCATTAATCCGGCAGTGAAAGCGGCGGCGGTTTTTTGCTGTGTCGTCATGCTGTCGTTTATTTACAATCCTTACACCCCTGCGTGTTTTTATATCATCATCGTTGCCGGTGTCCTATTGGCGGCCAGAATCCCCTTGAAAAAATGGTTTTTGTTTACGATTCCGTTTTTGATTTTAGCATTCGGATGCGTATGGACAGCCGCTGTTTTTGGCAAGGTCCCGACAACTCCGGATAATTTCTTGTTTCAAGCCGGCCCTATCTCAATCAACAGCGATAATGTCTCTGTCGGCATTTCTCTCGGGTTTCGTATTTTGTGCTTTTCAGCGTTATCGATGATGTTTGTTTTTACGACCGATCCGATTTTATTTATGCTGAGCCTTGTCCAGCAATGCAAGCTCTCACCAAAGCTTGCATATGGGGTCATTGCAGGCTTTCGTTTTCTTCCGCTGCTAAAGGATGAAATCCAGCTGATCCAGCAGGCTCATAAAATCAGAGGAGGAGCGGCGGAGAGCGGCTTCATTGAGAAAATCAGCGCGCTAAAGCGGTATACCATCCCGCTGTTGGCAAGCGCCATCAGAAAAGCGGAACGGACAGCGCTTGCGATGGAATCAAAAGGTTTTACAGGAAGCAGAAACCGGACATATTACCGGACACTGACCGTAAACCGCCGCGATTGGCTGTTCTTTTGCCTCGTTCTCTTGTTATTCGCGGGATCTTTACTCGTATCCTTATGTTTTGCCTCATAA